In Massilia forsythiae, one DNA window encodes the following:
- a CDS encoding PEP-CTERM sorting domain-containing protein translates to MTLRLLPLLAALAASNLAAAHAGAAVLNFDDLDAKGKLSTIGAYNPYGGFTFDRNWYLGDTTVGGYANAAHSGGNFVNNGFGVNRLSVTSANAFDFAGAWFAAPAINGTQATSVNIMGYDALGALVGSTGDVAITNSFAFVAANFIGVTRLVISRDKGFFVMDDFTVADAAQVPEPAGLFALGLGLVGWMARRPRRRA, encoded by the coding sequence ATGACACTCCGACTCCTGCCGCTGCTGGCCGCCCTGGCCGCGTCAAACCTGGCCGCTGCCCACGCCGGCGCCGCCGTGCTGAACTTCGACGACCTCGACGCCAAGGGCAAGCTGTCCACGATCGGCGCCTACAACCCCTACGGCGGCTTCACCTTCGACCGCAACTGGTACCTGGGCGACACCACGGTGGGCGGCTACGCCAACGCCGCCCACTCCGGCGGCAACTTCGTCAACAACGGCTTCGGCGTGAACCGCCTCAGCGTGACCAGCGCGAACGCCTTCGACTTCGCCGGCGCCTGGTTCGCGGCGCCGGCCATCAACGGCACGCAGGCCACCTCGGTCAACATCATGGGCTACGATGCGCTCGGCGCGCTGGTCGGCAGCACCGGCGACGTGGCCATCACCAACAGCTTCGCCTTCGTCGCCGCCAATTTTATCGGCGTGACGCGCCTGGTGATCTCGCGCGACAAGGGCTTTTTCGTGATGGACGATTTCACGGTGGCGGACGCGGCGCAGGTGCCGGAACCGGCGGGGCTGTTCGCGCTGGGGCTGGGGTTGGTGGGGTGGATGGCGCGCAGGCCGCGGCGGAGGGCTTGA
- a CDS encoding endo-1,4-beta-xylanase gives MTTRRTMLGALAGATLLPALALPGLSHAAAADAAEPLKEIARRKGLRFGTAVGGGRNQFGDAAYRALVERECGIIVAENEMKWQGLEPARDAYRFGPADAMLAWARDKGMAMRGHNLFWQAEKWLPAWVAREDFGADPKRGVEALMRKHVKTVCEHFGSALDSWDVVNEAVDPADGKLRQNALTRPLGAIEQIDLAFRLAHEYAPHAQLVYNDYMRGDAGSARHRAGVLALLAELKKRGTPVDALGLQSHIGSWDDIDGGKNQGTSGRQRDLAEWRRFLDEVTGMGYGLLITEFDVNDRRLPADIARRDAGVAAAARDYLDLTLSYPGLRDFLLWGMSDNISWLQTWDEAPRKDKLPMRPCPYDAQLRAKPLREAIAAAMRGMPARQA, from the coding sequence ATGACCACACGACGCACCATGCTCGGCGCCCTCGCCGGCGCCACCCTGCTGCCGGCCCTCGCCCTGCCCGGCCTGTCACACGCCGCTGCGGCCGACGCGGCCGAACCGCTGAAGGAGATCGCACGCCGCAAGGGCCTGCGCTTCGGCACCGCGGTCGGCGGCGGCCGCAACCAGTTCGGCGACGCGGCCTACCGCGCGCTGGTCGAGCGCGAATGCGGCATCATCGTGGCCGAGAACGAGATGAAGTGGCAGGGCCTGGAACCGGCGCGCGACGCCTACCGCTTCGGCCCGGCCGACGCCATGCTGGCCTGGGCCAGGGACAAGGGCATGGCGATGCGCGGCCACAACCTGTTCTGGCAGGCCGAGAAATGGCTGCCGGCCTGGGTCGCCAGGGAAGACTTCGGCGCAGACCCGAAGCGCGGCGTGGAAGCACTGATGCGCAAGCACGTCAAGACCGTGTGCGAGCATTTCGGCAGCGCATTGGACAGCTGGGACGTGGTCAACGAAGCGGTCGACCCGGCCGACGGCAAGCTGCGCCAGAACGCCCTCACCCGCCCGCTCGGCGCCATCGAGCAGATCGACCTGGCGTTCCGCCTGGCGCACGAGTACGCGCCGCATGCGCAGCTGGTCTACAACGACTATATGCGCGGCGACGCCGGCAGCGCCAGGCACCGCGCCGGCGTGCTGGCGCTGCTGGCGGAACTGAAAAAGCGCGGTACGCCGGTCGACGCGCTCGGCCTGCAGAGCCACATCGGCTCGTGGGACGACATCGATGGCGGCAAAAACCAGGGCACGAGCGGCAGGCAGCGCGACCTGGCGGAATGGCGCCGTTTCCTGGACGAGGTCACCGGCATGGGTTACGGCCTGTTGATCACCGAGTTCGACGTCAACGACCGCCGCCTGCCGGCCGACATCGCCCGCCGCGACGCCGGCGTGGCCGCAGCGGCGCGCGACTACCTCGACCTGACGCTGTCGTACCCGGGCCTGCGCGACTTCCTGTTGTGGGGCATGTCGGACAACATCAGCTGGCTGCAGACCTGGGACGAAGCGCCGCGCAAGGACAAGCTGCCGATGCGCCCGTGTCCCTACGACGCCCAGCTGCGCGCCAAGCCGCTGCGCGAGGCGATCGCGGCGGCGATGCGCGGCATGCCGGCGCGGCAGGCCTGA
- a CDS encoding IS3 family transposase (programmed frameshift), with amino-acid sequence MFKYLDEFKHKVVLEYFSGTMGFRRLSAHHEVNIGSVKRWVAAYRLHGMEGISRKVTRYDAQFKLSALQYMWDNGLSMKQTAAIFNVRNPTSIGIWESRYSSGGLEALAKPHNHARQMKAPTKKPAAKPDAERTLDEVLKENEYLRMEVEVLKKLQALAQAQKAARAQKAQVVHELRQKYPIVTLLKIVNLPKSNFYYWDKARQRPDRHEGIKQLIKMTFDAHKGRYGYRRVASALVQAGKKIHANTVQRLMQAEGLKSSQRVKRYKSYKGQVGIVAPNVLKREFTAGEPNQKWVTDVTEFKVGQDKLYFSPIKDLFNGEIVAYSFDTRPVFTLVTSMLTKAQQKLGINEKPMLHSDQGWHYQMTQYRKMLSDAGMEQSMSNKGNCYDNASMESFFGILKSECFHNHKFASIDDLKKTIVDYVQYYNQDRIRIGLGGMSPVQYRLAHAKTA; translated from the exons ATGTTCAAGTATCTAGACGAATTCAAGCACAAGGTAGTGCTGGAGTACTTCAGCGGTACCATGGGTTTCCGCCGTTTGTCGGCGCATCACGAGGTAAATATTGGATCGGTCAAACGATGGGTAGCGGCTTATCGTTTGCATGGGATGGAAGGAATCAGCCGCAAGGTAACGCGCTATGATGCCCAGTTTAAGCTGTCGGCACTACAGTACATGTGGGACAATGGATTGTCGATGAAACAGACGGCAGCCATCTTCAATGTTCGCAACCCGACCAGTATTGGGATATGGGAGAGCCGCTATAGCAGCGGTGGCTTGGAGGCATTGGCCAAGCCGCACAATCACGCTCGCCAAATGAAAGCACCTACGAAAAAACCTGCCGCCAAACCTGATGCCGAACGTACGCTTGATGAGGTGCTCAAGGAAAACGAGTACTTGCGTATGGAGGTAGAGGTTCTAAAAAAGCTGCAAGCCTTAGCTCAAGCACAAA AAGCAGCCCGCGCCCAAAAAGCGCAGGTAGTGCATGAATTAAGGCAAAAATACCCAATTGTTACCCTGCTCAAGATCGTCAATCTTCCCAAGAGCAATTTTTACTATTGGGACAAGGCCAGGCAAAGGCCAGATAGACACGAAGGCATCAAACAGCTTATCAAGATGACGTTTGATGCGCACAAAGGGCGTTACGGCTACCGCCGCGTAGCAAGCGCCTTGGTACAGGCAGGTAAAAAAATTCATGCCAATACCGTCCAACGGCTGATGCAGGCAGAAGGATTGAAGTCGTCACAACGAGTTAAACGATATAAATCGTATAAAGGTCAAGTAGGCATAGTCGCGCCAAATGTGCTCAAGCGGGAGTTTACTGCAGGCGAACCTAACCAGAAATGGGTCACTGACGTCACCGAGTTCAAAGTAGGGCAAGACAAGCTGTACTTCTCACCAATCAAGGATTTGTTTAACGGGGAAATCGTTGCGTATTCATTCGATACACGGCCAGTGTTCACCCTGGTAACTTCAATGCTCACGAAGGCACAGCAAAAGCTGGGCATCAATGAAAAACCAATGCTTCATTCGGACCAGGGCTGGCATTACCAGATGACTCAATACCGCAAGATGCTGAGCGACGCCGGCATGGAGCAAAGCATGTCCAACAAAGGTAACTGCTACGACAACGCGTCCATGGAAAGCTTCTTCGGCATCTTGAAGTCAGAGTGTTTCCACAATCACAAATTTGCCAGCATCGATGACCTAAAGAAGACCATCGTGGATTACGTGCAGTATTACAATCAAGACCGGATCAGGATCGGCCTTGGCGGCATGAGTCCTGTTCAATATAGACTAGCACACGCCAAGACCGCATAA
- a CDS encoding alpha-glucuronidase family glycosyl hydrolase encodes MQRLFPRRPAAHSVLFLAARLLAACLIGLVLARPALAADEDGYELWLRYRPLPATARAQLQDSAAAIVTLAPDSPTVRAARAELQRGLAGLLGRTPATPAAAIAATRLAAGSVVLARAADLPPSFAGQARLRALGPEGYLVQRTRLRDADVILIAANADTGLLYGSFAWLRALQTGTGAADRDLARIELASSPALPRRILDHWDNLDRTVERGYAGESIWNWWELPDVIDPRTTDYARANASLGINGAVLNNVNAKAAVLSAPFIAKAAAVAGVLRPYGMRVYLSVRWSTPLELGATKTADPLDPAVAAWWRAKADELYAAIPDFGGFLVKANSEGQPGPQDYGRNHAEGANMLARALAPHGGIVMWRAFVYNPASHPSQNNDRAAQAYEQFKPLDGSFDANVIVQVKNGPIDFQPREPVHPLFGAMPATPLMMEFQITKEYLGFATHLAYLGPLFEEALRFDTRAGGAAAPALTVAQVLEGGHDVAKVGGIAGVANIGSSRNWSGSDFDQANWYAFGRLAWDPLGDSRAIAREWAAQTWSTDARVTEPVTALMMRSREAVVDYMTPLGLHHIMGTGHHHGPAPWIDDLERPDWNPVYYHRAGRDGIGFERGAAGSKAVFQYAPEVARRFADPATTPSELLLWFHHLPWDYRMPSGRTLWQELVAHYDRGVAEAAALQAGWERVRPLVDARRGGDVAQRLARQHADAVWWRDACLAYFQHVSGLALPPGTRAPAHPLEYYQALRFPFAPGHG; translated from the coding sequence GTGCAGCGACTTTTCCCGCGCCGTCCAGCCGCGCATTCTGTCTTGTTCCTGGCGGCGCGCCTGCTGGCGGCATGCCTCATCGGCTTGGTCCTCGCGCGGCCCGCGCTGGCCGCCGACGAAGACGGCTACGAGCTGTGGCTGCGCTACCGCCCCCTGCCGGCCACCGCGCGCGCGCAATTGCAGGACAGCGCCGCCGCCATCGTCACCCTGGCGCCGGACAGCCCGACCGTGCGCGCCGCGCGCGCCGAGCTGCAGCGCGGGCTGGCCGGCCTGCTGGGCCGCACGCCGGCCACGCCCGCCGCCGCAATAGCAGCGACCCGGCTCGCCGCCGGCAGCGTGGTGCTGGCGCGCGCCGCCGACCTGCCGCCGTCGTTTGCCGGCCAGGCCAGGCTGCGCGCGCTGGGGCCGGAAGGCTACCTGGTGCAGCGCACCCGCCTGCGCGATGCGGACGTGATCCTGATCGCCGCCAACGCCGATACCGGCCTGCTGTACGGCAGCTTCGCCTGGCTGCGCGCGCTGCAGACCGGCACCGGCGCGGCCGATCGGGACCTGGCGCGCATCGAACTGGCGTCCAGCCCGGCCCTGCCACGCCGCATCCTCGACCACTGGGACAACCTCGACCGCACCGTGGAGCGCGGCTATGCCGGCGAATCGATCTGGAACTGGTGGGAACTGCCGGACGTGATCGACCCGCGCACCACCGACTATGCGCGCGCCAACGCCTCGCTCGGCATCAACGGCGCGGTGCTGAACAACGTCAACGCCAAGGCCGCGGTGCTGTCCGCGCCCTTCATCGCCAAGGCCGCCGCCGTGGCCGGCGTGCTGCGCCCGTACGGCATGCGCGTCTACCTGTCGGTGCGCTGGTCGACCCCGCTGGAACTGGGCGCCACCAAAACCGCCGACCCGCTCGACCCGGCGGTGGCGGCCTGGTGGCGCGCCAAGGCGGACGAACTGTACGCGGCGATACCGGATTTCGGCGGCTTCCTGGTGAAAGCCAATTCCGAAGGACAGCCGGGACCGCAGGACTACGGCCGCAACCACGCCGAAGGCGCCAACATGCTGGCGCGCGCGCTGGCGCCGCACGGCGGCATCGTGATGTGGCGCGCCTTCGTCTACAACCCGGCGTCGCACCCGAGCCAGAACAACGACCGCGCCGCCCAGGCCTACGAGCAGTTCAAGCCGCTGGACGGCAGCTTCGACGCCAACGTCATCGTGCAGGTGAAGAACGGGCCGATCGACTTCCAGCCGCGCGAGCCCGTGCACCCGCTGTTCGGCGCCATGCCGGCCACGCCGCTGATGATGGAATTCCAGATCACCAAGGAGTACCTCGGTTTCGCCACCCACCTGGCCTACCTGGGGCCGCTGTTCGAGGAAGCACTGCGCTTCGACACCCGCGCCGGCGGCGCCGCGGCGCCGGCGCTGACGGTGGCGCAGGTGCTCGAAGGCGGTCACGATGTCGCAAAGGTGGGTGGGATCGCCGGCGTGGCCAACATCGGCAGCAGCCGCAACTGGTCCGGCTCGGACTTCGACCAGGCCAACTGGTACGCCTTCGGCCGCCTGGCCTGGGACCCGCTCGGCGACAGCCGCGCCATCGCGCGCGAATGGGCGGCGCAGACCTGGTCCACGGACGCACGCGTGACCGAGCCGGTGACGGCGCTGATGATGCGCTCGCGCGAGGCGGTGGTCGACTACATGACGCCGCTCGGCCTGCACCACATCATGGGCACCGGCCACCACCACGGCCCGGCGCCCTGGATCGACGACCTGGAGCGGCCCGACTGGAACCCGGTGTATTACCACCGCGCCGGGCGCGACGGCATCGGCTTCGAACGCGGCGCCGCCGGCAGCAAGGCGGTGTTCCAGTACGCGCCCGAGGTGGCGCGCCGCTTCGCCGACCCGGCCACTACCCCTTCCGAACTGCTGCTGTGGTTCCACCACCTGCCGTGGGACTACCGCATGCCGTCCGGCCGCACCCTGTGGCAGGAACTGGTGGCGCACTACGACCGCGGCGTGGCGGAAGCGGCGGCGCTGCAGGCCGGCTGGGAGCGCGTGCGCCCGCTGGTTGACGCGCGCCGCGGCGGCGACGTGGCCCAGCGCCTGGCGCGCCAGCATGCCGACGCCGTGTGGTGGCGCGACGCCTGCCTGGCCTACTTCCAGCATGTTTCGGGCCTGGCGCTGCCGCCCGGCACGCGCGCGCCCGCGCATCCGCTCGAATACTACCAGGCACTGCGTTTTCCCTTCGCGCCCGGCCACGGCTGA
- a CDS encoding cadherin-like beta sandwich domain-containing protein → MANDLRDQRRAHADHDNPSSQAPGERPSRPDETLPPVSKRRQALGGALGTLSALALAACGGSSGGSTSSSSNAALAGLSVSSGALSPTFVATTAAYTVAVANGVASIAFVPTVADSAASVKINGSAVASGATSAAVTLAVGANTVSIVVTAGNGTSTQTYTVVVTRAAATASSVATLSALSVSAGTLSPAFASGTSAYAVAVASTVSTITLTPTAANTSATVLVNGQAVASGAASAAISLSAGVTTISILVTAQDGVTTLTYTVSVTRATSTVSSDATLRALSLSSGVLSPAFSASMLAYTATVANNVASLTVVASPSNGNATVTVNGSATNGEGSSSAIALAVGSNAITVVVRAQDGSTVSTTTVSVTREAATTSTLATLSALTLSSGSLSPTFSAATTAYTAAVANSVASITVTPTTSSSAASVTVNGTTVASGSAASIALAVGSNTLTIVVTAQDGATRTTYTATVTRAAVGSCTLTASETDGPYPLYAVLTNSTIRRSDITEGKTGVPLTLTITLQDLSNGCTPVAGAAIYIWHCDKDGLYSGYSSNQNAGQAGLTYLRGVQTTDANGQVTFTTIFPGWYVGRITHIHAQVYVTNSLGGTATATTQFAFPQAVTAAVYASSLYTKGQNTSVTSFSADNVFSDGTSTEMLDTSGSVAAGYQAAITVTIA, encoded by the coding sequence ATGGCAAACGACTTGCGGGATCAGCGGCGCGCCCACGCCGACCACGACAACCCGTCTTCGCAGGCGCCCGGCGAACGTCCATCCCGGCCCGACGAGACGCTTCCTCCGGTGTCGAAGCGGCGCCAGGCCCTGGGCGGCGCCCTCGGTACCCTCAGCGCGCTCGCCCTGGCGGCGTGCGGCGGGAGTTCGGGCGGAAGCACCTCCTCGTCCAGCAATGCGGCCCTGGCCGGCCTGAGCGTCTCGTCGGGCGCGCTGTCGCCGACCTTCGTCGCGACCACCGCGGCCTACACGGTGGCGGTGGCCAACGGCGTGGCGTCGATCGCGTTCGTGCCCACCGTTGCCGACAGCGCCGCCAGCGTCAAGATCAACGGCAGCGCCGTCGCCAGCGGCGCCACCTCCGCCGCGGTAACGCTGGCGGTGGGGGCGAATACCGTGTCGATCGTCGTCACGGCCGGCAACGGCACCAGCACGCAGACCTATACCGTGGTCGTCACGCGCGCCGCAGCGACCGCCTCCAGCGTCGCCACCCTGTCGGCCCTGAGCGTCTCGGCCGGCACCCTGTCGCCGGCGTTTGCCAGCGGCACCAGCGCCTACGCCGTGGCGGTGGCCAGCACGGTCAGTACCATCACGCTCACGCCGACGGCCGCGAACACGTCGGCGACGGTGCTGGTGAACGGCCAGGCCGTGGCCAGCGGCGCCGCCTCCGCGGCCATCTCCCTGAGCGCCGGCGTGACCACGATCAGCATCCTCGTCACCGCGCAGGACGGCGTGACGACGCTCACCTACACCGTCTCCGTGACCCGCGCCACCTCGACCGTCAGCAGCGACGCCACGCTGCGCGCCCTGTCGCTGTCGTCCGGTGTGCTGTCGCCCGCGTTCAGCGCCTCCATGCTGGCCTACACGGCGACGGTCGCCAACAACGTCGCTTCCTTGACCGTCGTGGCCTCGCCCAGCAACGGCAACGCCACGGTGACCGTCAACGGCAGCGCGACCAACGGCGAGGGCAGCTCGTCCGCCATCGCGCTGGCGGTGGGCAGCAACGCCATCACCGTGGTCGTGCGCGCGCAGGACGGCAGCACCGTGTCCACCACGACCGTCAGCGTCACCCGCGAGGCCGCAACCACCTCGACGCTCGCCACGCTGAGCGCGCTGACCCTGTCCAGCGGCAGCCTGTCGCCGACCTTCAGCGCCGCCACCACCGCGTACACGGCGGCGGTGGCCAACAGCGTGGCGTCGATCACGGTGACGCCGACGACGTCGAGCAGCGCCGCCAGTGTCACCGTCAACGGGACGACGGTGGCCAGCGGCAGCGCCGCCAGCATCGCGCTGGCGGTCGGCAGCAATACGCTCACCATCGTCGTGACCGCCCAGGACGGCGCCACGCGCACCACCTACACCGCGACCGTCACCCGCGCCGCGGTCGGCAGCTGCACGCTGACCGCCAGCGAGACCGACGGGCCGTATCCGCTGTACGCCGTCCTGACCAACTCGACCATCCGCCGCAGCGACATCACCGAGGGCAAGACCGGCGTGCCGCTGACGCTGACCATCACGCTGCAAGACCTCAGCAACGGCTGCACCCCGGTGGCCGGCGCGGCGATCTATATCTGGCACTGTGACAAGGACGGCTTGTATTCGGGCTACAGCAGCAACCAGAACGCCGGGCAGGCCGGCCTGACCTACCTGCGCGGCGTGCAGACCACCGATGCCAACGGCCAGGTGACGTTCACCACCATCTTCCCCGGCTGGTACGTCGGCAGGATTACCCACATCCATGCCCAGGTGTACGTGACGAACAGCTTGGGCGGCACGGCCACGGCCACCACGCAGTTCGCGTTCCCGCAGGCGGTAACCGCGGCCGTGTATGCGAGTTCGCTGTACACGAAAGGGCAGAACACCTCGGTGACCTCGTTTTCGGCTGATAACGTCTTCAGCGACGGCACCAGCACCGAGATGCTCGACACCAGCGGCAGCGTGGCGGCCGGCTACCAGGCCGCTATCACGGTGACGATCGCCTGA
- a CDS encoding cellulose-binding domain-containing protein gives MKTKRLAALVAAGLFACAHASAEHYHWDSVAVGGGGYVTGIIPSKSERGVVYARTDVGGAYRYDAASGRWVALLDWVSDGETGLQGVESLAIDPNDAANVYLLAGTSYFNNGKTVILHSTDYGRSFKTIDVTGKFKAHGNGMGRQSGEKLQVDPGDGAVVYAGTRRDGLFRSLDAGVTWNRLDSLPVTATANDNGIGFVLLDPTSVDNGRAQRIFVGVSRFGSAGPNLYFSYDGGDSFEPVAGGPAGLMPQRAVLSPDGALVVTYANGAGPYGTTAEPFDRGQIWEYDAAGGNWTNVTPAGLGNPFSGISMDPRDPKHLVASTINTWKLQHDNAYGDRIYSSRDGGRNWSDVVQRGFRLDSKGVDWIKTEAVHWAGSVEFDPFDTRQAWVTSGNGVFKTPDIDAAAPTWNFDVAGLEETVPTAAESVAGAPFVSVMLDYDGFVQRSPDAYGSIHQPRMGSTSGLAVAARNPNVMARAGSALYTTTNGGAGWTRSATINGSQGQLALSADGYALLHSPSNSATSYRSTDFGTNWRAIAGLAVRNARPVADRVNPTKFYAFDGGSFYASADGGASFAVKSTLAGGGASLVRATPEREGDVWVCLNDGVAHTVDGGATFARLAAVSACGAIGLGKAAPGSDYPALYMWGTVGTVHGLLRSIDKGASWVRVNDDAHEYGGTGNGQFVVGDMNTYGMVYMSTVGRGIVYGMVADNGEVTVTPAVATPGTPSAPVNKCEYLVTASWSGGYNAAVRITNNRANPVNGWTVGWTYSDGSVVQGSWNAAVTGTPPTYSASANQSWNTVIAPGGTAEFGLTVSGSALPTVTGDVCN, from the coding sequence ATGAAAACCAAACGCCTGGCCGCGCTCGTCGCGGCCGGCCTGTTCGCGTGCGCGCACGCGTCGGCCGAGCACTACCACTGGGACAGCGTCGCCGTCGGCGGCGGCGGCTACGTCACCGGCATCATCCCCAGCAAGAGCGAGCGCGGCGTAGTGTATGCGCGCACCGATGTCGGCGGCGCCTACCGCTACGACGCCGCCAGCGGACGCTGGGTGGCGCTGCTGGACTGGGTGTCCGACGGCGAGACCGGCCTGCAGGGCGTCGAGTCGCTGGCGATCGATCCCAACGATGCCGCCAACGTCTACCTGCTGGCCGGCACCAGCTACTTCAACAACGGCAAGACCGTCATCCTGCATTCGACCGACTACGGCCGCAGCTTCAAGACCATCGACGTCACCGGCAAATTCAAGGCGCACGGCAACGGCATGGGGCGCCAGTCCGGCGAAAAGCTGCAGGTCGATCCGGGCGACGGCGCGGTGGTGTACGCCGGCACCCGGCGCGACGGCCTGTTCCGCAGCCTGGATGCCGGCGTTACCTGGAACCGCCTGGATTCGCTGCCGGTGACGGCCACCGCCAACGACAACGGCATCGGCTTCGTGCTGCTCGACCCCACCAGCGTCGACAACGGCCGCGCGCAGCGCATCTTCGTGGGCGTCTCGCGCTTCGGTTCGGCCGGCCCCAACCTGTATTTCAGCTACGACGGCGGCGACAGCTTCGAGCCGGTGGCGGGCGGCCCGGCCGGCCTGATGCCGCAGCGCGCCGTGCTGTCGCCGGACGGCGCGCTGGTGGTCACCTACGCCAACGGCGCCGGTCCCTACGGCACCACGGCCGAGCCGTTCGACCGCGGCCAGATCTGGGAATACGATGCCGCCGGCGGCAACTGGACCAACGTCACGCCGGCCGGCCTGGGCAACCCGTTCAGCGGCATCAGCATGGACCCGCGCGACCCGAAGCACCTGGTCGCCTCGACCATCAACACCTGGAAGCTGCAGCACGACAATGCCTACGGCGACCGTATCTACAGCTCGCGCGACGGCGGCCGCAACTGGAGCGACGTGGTGCAGCGCGGCTTCAGGCTGGACAGCAAGGGCGTGGACTGGATCAAGACCGAGGCGGTCCACTGGGCCGGCAGCGTCGAATTCGATCCCTTCGACACGCGCCAGGCCTGGGTCACTTCCGGCAACGGCGTGTTCAAGACGCCCGACATCGATGCCGCCGCGCCGACCTGGAACTTCGACGTGGCCGGGCTCGAGGAAACCGTGCCGACCGCCGCCGAGAGCGTGGCCGGCGCACCCTTCGTGTCCGTCATGCTCGACTACGACGGCTTCGTCCAGCGTAGCCCGGACGCCTACGGCAGCATCCACCAGCCGCGCATGGGCAGCACGTCCGGCCTGGCGGTCGCCGCGCGCAACCCGAACGTCATGGCGCGCGCCGGCAGCGCCCTGTATACCACCACCAACGGCGGCGCCGGCTGGACCCGGTCGGCCACGATCAACGGCAGCCAGGGACAATTGGCGCTATCGGCCGACGGCTACGCACTGCTGCACAGCCCGTCGAATTCCGCCACCAGCTACCGCTCGACCGATTTCGGCACCAACTGGCGCGCCATCGCCGGCCTGGCGGTGCGCAACGCGCGCCCGGTCGCCGACCGCGTGAATCCGACCAAATTCTATGCCTTCGACGGCGGCAGCTTCTACGCCAGCGCGGACGGCGGCGCCTCGTTCGCCGTGAAAAGCACGCTGGCGGGCGGCGGCGCCAGCCTGGTGCGCGCAACGCCGGAACGCGAAGGCGACGTCTGGGTATGCCTGAACGACGGCGTGGCGCACACCGTCGACGGCGGCGCCACGTTCGCCAGGCTGGCGGCGGTCTCGGCCTGCGGCGCCATCGGCCTGGGCAAGGCTGCGCCGGGCAGCGACTATCCGGCCCTGTACATGTGGGGCACGGTGGGCACGGTGCACGGCCTGCTGCGCTCGATCGACAAGGGCGCGAGCTGGGTGCGCGTCAACGACGACGCCCACGAATACGGCGGTACCGGCAACGGCCAGTTCGTGGTCGGCGACATGAACACCTACGGCATGGTCTACATGAGCACCGTGGGCCGCGGCATCGTCTACGGCATGGTCGCGGACAACGGCGAGGTGACGGTGACGCCGGCGGTGGCGACGCCGGGCACGCCGTCCGCGCCGGTCAACAAGTGCGAGTACCTGGTGACCGCATCGTGGAGCGGCGGCTACAACGCGGCGGTGCGCATCACCAACAACCGCGCCAACCCGGTCAACGGCTGGACCGTCGGCTGGACCTACAGCGACGGCTCGGTCGTGCAGGGTTCCTGGAACGCCGCCGTGACGGGCACGCCGCCGACCTATAGCGCGAGCGCCAACCAGAGCTGGAACACGGTGATCGCGCCGGGCGGTACGGCCGAATTCGGCCTGACGGTGAGCGGCTCGGCGCTGCCGACGGTGACCGGCGACGTCTGCAACTGA